GATCGCGAGCACGCTCACGAGCACGGCGCCCACCAGCAGTTTCATCATGCTGCTCTGGCCGATCGCGCGAATGATCAGCGAGCCGAGGCCGCCCGCGCCGATCACGGCAGCAATCGTCATCACGCCGATGTTCATCACGACGGCCGTACGTACGCCGCCGAGAATCACGGGGACGGCAAGCGGCAACTCCACGAGACGCAACCGTTGCCATTGCGTCATGCCGATGCCGATGCCCGCTTCCTTGATGCCTGCCTCCACATTGCGCAGCGCGAGATACGTGTTGGGCATGATGGGCAGCAGCGAATACAGGAACACGGCGGTGATCGCCGGCACCGCGCCGATGCCTTCGCCAAAGCGCGAGAACACGGGGATCATCAGGCCGAACAGCGCAATCGACGGCAGCGTCAGAATGATGGTCGCGATGGCGAGCAACGGTCCCGCGAGCCATTCATAGCGATTCATCAGAATGCCGACCGGCACGCCGACGATGATCGCGCAGCCCACGGCAAGACCGACGAGATAGCAGTGCTGCAACGTGAGTTGCAGAAGCTCGGGCCAGTTCGCGCTCAGATAGTCGGTCAGACTCATCTTTACTTTTCCTCCTTCGTTCAGGGCAGTTTGTGCGTGCGAAGAAACTCGCTCGCGACTGCCTGCACGGACTTCCCGTCGATATCGACCTGCTTGTTCATCTCCAGCATCGTGTCGTTGTTCAGCGCGCCGGAGAGCGCGTTCAACTGTTCCGCGAGCTTCGGGTTCTGCTGTAGCACCGACGCACGCACCACAGGCGTGGCGTTGTACGGCGGGAAGAAGTGTCGATCGTCTTCGAGCGGCACGATGCCGAAACCCTTCACGCGGCCATCCGTCGTGTAGACGAGGCCGATGGTCAACTGGTTGTTATGCAGTGCCGTGTAGACGAGGCCCGGATCCATCTGCTTCGTTTCTGCGCGACTGAAATGCAGATCGTAGGTGGCTTCGAGCGGCTTCAAACCATCGGGGCGATTCGCGAATTCCGCGTCCATGCCGAACACGTGTCGCGTGCCTTTCGGGTCGCTCTTCATCTTGTCGGCGAGTTGCGAGATCGTGCGAATGCCCGATTTCTGCGCGGCTTCAGCGGGAAGTCCGAGCGCGTAGGTGTTGTTCAGCGGCGACTTGTTTAGCCACACGAGCCCTTGCTTTGCATCGAGATCCTTCACGCGCTGATACATCGCGTCAGGCGACAGCTTCTCCTTCAGCTTGTGATAGACGAGCGCCGCGGTGCCCGTGTATTCCCACGTCACATCCACTTGCCCGTTCTCCTGCGCACTGCGCAAGAGCACGCTGCCGAGGCCCGTGCGCGCATCGACTGTATAGCCGCGCGAACGCAGATACTGCGACGTAATCTCGATCAGCACGTATTGCTCGGTGAAGTTCTTGCCGCCGAGCACGAGGGGCGCGGCCATCGCGGGGAGACTCGCGAACACGCCCAGTGCACCGGCAATGAGCGCCGTTTTTAGGAAGCGAATGATCTTCATGGTGTCACCTCGCTTCCCGTCGTCCAGCGCCGGCTTGCTGCGGACACGATCGCATCGAGCAACAGCGCGAGGATCGCGGTTCCCGCCGCGCCGAGCAGCAACATCTGGTTGTTGTTCAGATAGATGCCCGGAAAAATCAGTGTGCCGAGACTGTCCGCGCCGATCAGATACGCAAGCGGCGCAGTGCCCACGTTGATCGCAAGCGCCGTACGCACGCCGCCGACGACGATCGGCATCGCGTTGGGTAACTCCACGCGCGTGAGCGACTGCATGTTCGTCATGCCGATGCCGCGTGCGGCTTCGAGCAACGATGCCGGCACGTTCTTCATGCCCTCGTAAGTGTTGCGCGTAATCGGCAACAGCGACGCGAGAAACAGCGCAATGATGGCGGGGATATCGCCGATACCGAAGATGCCGAGTGCAATCGCCAGCACGGCAAGCGAAGGCACGGTATTGCCGATGTTGAAAATCTGCATGAAGCTTTCCGCCTGCCGCGCGAGGGCAGGACGGCTGAGCACAACACCAGCGGGAATGCCGACCACGATGGCGAGCGTCATCGAAATCCCCACGAGCGAGAGATGACGGCCGGTGTAGTACACGAGATCGCCGGAGTATTGATGCCACGTGCTCGCATCGATGGCGCGTGTCAAAAGCACGGCGACGAGCACGACCGCCACCAGGCTGCCCACGAGTTGGACAGTGCGTCGGGTCATAGAACGGGTCTCCTTTTTCGAGGGCCGGGCGCGAGATGATCGCGCTGCTACGTACGCCACTGCACGACGATGTGGCGCCGAATGGGAGCTTGTTACAGCCGGTTTGAAAATGATGCGGCTACCGGCTCGATGAAAAGAAACTGCTAAAGCCGCATTTGCCGGATCGCCGCTCAGCGCGAGCTGGCGAGGGCGCACAGGAAATGGTCGGGTGCGGGATCTCCTGTTCAGAAAGTAGAAACCTGGAACCCGGCAGCAAGCGCCGTGCCTGACGCCATTCGTCGCAGCGTGAAACTCCTCCGGACCTCTCAGGAAAGCTTCCTCAATGTTTCGGGAATTTCTCCCGGGTCCACATATGCGCTTTCGTGCGACGCTTTCTCAACGGAGCATCAGTTTCGACGTAGGCCATCTCCCCGGCCAGGAACGCAGAGCATCCGCGATAAGAAACAGAACGAACGGACAGGAGACGGCATCGATGATCACCACGCTACGCAAACCGGGGCGCTTGCAGACGTTGAGGCCTCGAACCGCGTTACGCCTGTCCGTAGGCGCGGTGTTTGCCGCACTGTCGGCCACTTCATGGGCGCAGACGGACACGGCAGCCGATACAAAGGAACAGGTCACGCCCGTCGCACAAGCGGAGAGCACGCCAGGCAACGCAGCCGGCAACTCAGCCGACAGCGCCTCGCAGCAAATCGCGCAAAACGCGCCGTCGACCGAGCAGGTCGAACTGCCGAACATTGTGGTGGTCGGCACGACGCCGCTGGTGGGCATCGGCACGGCGATCGAACTGGTGCCGGCCAACGTGCAGACGATTCGCGGTCGCGATCTTCAGACGCAAAATTCGCACACACTGGTCGACTACTTTGCGAGCAACCTGCAAAGCGTCGACCTCAACGATGCGCAAGGCAACCCGTGGCAGGTCGATGTCAACTATCGGGGCTTCACGGCTTCACCCGTGCTCGGCACGCCGCAGGGATTGTCCGTGTTTCTCGATGGCGTGCGAGTGAACGAGCCCTTCGGCGACGTCGTGAACTGGGATCTCATCCCGCAGGCGGCCATCCAGACTATTCAGCTCATTCCCGGCTCCAACCCAACCTTCGGCCTGAATACACTCGGCGGCGCTATCGCCGTGACGACCAAGAACGGCCGCGAGAACCCGGGCGGCGAAGCCGAAGTCCAGCTCGGCTCGTGGGGCCGCAAGCTCGCGCAGATCCAGCAGGGCGGGGTCATCGGCAACAGCAATCTCGACTACTACTTCACCGCCAACGCAACCAACGACGACGGCTGGGCCGACCACAACTCAAGCCGACTGCGACAGGCGTTCGGCAAGCTGCGCTACATGGATTCGTCGACGACCATCTCGGTGTCGATGGGCGGCGCCGACAATACGCTCAACGGCTCGCAGACGATCCCGCGTTCGTTTCTGGGCAACTACACGCAGGCATACACGTTCCCGGACACGAACGAAAACCAGCTCGGTTATCTGACGATCAACGGCTCGCACTATTTCACGCCCGACATTCAGATCACGGGTAACGCGTACTACCGGCATTACCGGAACGTGAACACGAGCAGCAACGTCAACGACGACTTCGATCCGGATGACGATGACGAACCGCCGGCAACCAACGCGCAGTCGGTGATCGTGACCGACAGCTATGGCGCGAGTCTTCAGCTGACACTACTGCAGCGCCTGTTCGGCAAGAACAACCAGTTCACGATCGGCGCGGCGGCGGATCTCGCCAACTCGCACTTCACACAGTCGTTGCAAAACGCGTTCTTTACGGACGATCGGGCGACGGTCGGCGACGGTCCGTTTGTCCAGACGACCGACGCAAAAACGCGCAACGAAAACTACGGCATCTATTTCACCGATACTTTTTCATTCAACGACGAATGGTCGATGACACTCGCAGGCCGCTACAACTGGGCACGCACGAACATCGGCGATGAGAGCGGTATTCAGCCGTTACTGGATGGCCGCCACACTTTCTCGCGTTTCAATCCTGCTGTTGGTGTGAACTGGAATCCGACTTCGTGGTTCACCGCCTACGCCACCTATAACGAAGGCATGCGCACGCCGACGTCGATCGAACTCGCCTGCGCGGATCCTGCCGCGCCATGCTCGCTGCCGAACGATTTCCTCGCGGATCCTTCATTGAAGCCCGTTATTTCAAAGACGTTCGAAGTAGGCGCGCGAGGCCGTATAGGGAACAACACATCGTGGAGCGCAGCCGCGTATAGCACGACGCTCGACGACGACATCCAGTTCGTCAGCAGCCAGGGCGCATCGAGCACGCTGGGCTATTTCCAGAACGTAGGCAAAACGCGGCGGCAGGGTTTCGAACTGGCGGGGCGCACGCAGTGGGGGCCTGTCGGTATCAGCGCGAGCTACAGCTACGTCAATGCGACGTATCGTTCGACATGGACCGAGAACAGTGGAAGCAATTCGAGTGCTGACGCGGATGGCAACATCACCGTGCATTCGGGCGATCGCATTCCCGGTATTCCGGCAAATACAGTCAAGCTAAGGCTGGACTATGCGGCGACGGCCAAATGGAAAGTCGGCACGGATCTGACATACCGCAGCGACGTCTTCGCGCGCGGCGACGAGAACAATCAGGATGTGAACGGCACGCTTGCCGGCTACTTTCTCGTGAATCTCGACACGACCTACAACGTGACCAAGCACTTCCAAGTATTCGGTTCAATCCAGAATCTGTTTAACAAGCGCTATGCGACTTTCGCGGTGCTCGGCCAGAACTTCTTCAACGGCCCGAACCATACGTTCGATCCCGACGGCATCACGAACGAGCAGTTCCTTGGCCTGGGCGCACCGCGTGGGTTCTGGGTGGGAATGCGATACGCGTGGGATTGACAGGGGACGTTGCGCTCGCGGCTTGCGATCCGCGCCGTGAACGACGCGGCGCGGATCGCAACGATTACACCGACTGACGCAGGGTTTTCGCAGCCGCGACCATGTTGGTCAGTGCGGGCAGCACTTCAGCCCATTGACGCGTCTTCAGACCGCAGTCCGGATTCACCCACAGACGCCCCGCCGGAATACGCTCTGCGGCCTTCTTCATCAGGTTCACGATATGTTCCTGGCTCGGAATGTTCGGCGAGTGAATGTCGTACACGCCCGGGCCGATCTCATTCGGGTACTTGAAGTTGTCGAATGCATCGAGCAGTTCCATGTCGGAGCGCGACGTTTCGATCGTGATCACATCGGCATCCATATCGGCGATCGACGCGATGATGTCGTTGAACTCCGAATAGCACATGTGCGTGTGAATCTGCGTTTCGTCGCGCACGCCGTTCGCGGTAATGCGGAACGATTCCACGGCCCATTGCAGGTACTCGTTCCATTGCGCGCGGCGTAGCGGCAGTCCTTCGCGTAGCGCAGCTTCGTCGATCTGGATCACGCGCACGCCGGCCTTTTCGAGGTCGAGCACTTCTTCGCGGATCGCAAGCGCGAGCTGGTAGCACGACACTGAGCGTGGCTGATCATCGCGCACGAACGACCAGTTCAGGATCGTGACGGGGCCCGTCAGCATGCCCTTCATCGGCTTCGCGGTTTGCGACTGTGCGTAGCTGATCCACTCGACCGTCATCGCCTTCGGGCGGCTGATGTCGCCGAACAGGATAGGCGGCTTCACGCAGCGCGAACCATACGACTGCACCCAGCCGAACTGGCTGAACACGTAGCCGTCGAGCTGCTCACCGAAGTATTCGACCATGTCGTTGCGTTCGGCTTCGCCGTGCACGAGCACGTCGAGGCCCAGCGCTTCCTGCTCCTTCACGGCGCGCGTGATTTCCTGCTCCATCGCGAGCTTGTAGCCGGCCTGATCGAGTTCACCTGCCTTGAACTGGCTGCGTGCGTGACGGATTTCGTTCGTCTGCGGGAATGAGCCGATCGTGGTGGTCGGGAACGCGGGCAGGTTGAGAATCGCGGACTGCGTTTTAACGCGCTGTTCGTAGGCGCTCGCGCGCTTGCCGAGCGATGCATCGATGCGGGCAATCGCAGCCTTGACAGCTGGGTTGTGCACACGTGGCGAGGTGCGGCGGCTTTCGATGGCCTTCGCGTTGGCAGCGAGCGCCTCAGCAACCGACTCACGGCCATTGTTCAGTGCACCGGCCAGCACGGTCAGTTCGTCGAGCTTTTGCAGCGCGAACGCGAGCCACGACTTGATCTCGGCGTCGAGCTTCTGTTCGCTGCTCAGATCGACGGGCGTGTGCAGCAGCGAGCACGACGGCGCGATCCACAGACGATCGCCGATCGAACGATGCAGCGGTTCGAGCCACTCAAGCGCAGCCGTGAGATCCGTCTTCCAGATGTTGCGGCCATTGATTGCGCCGACCGACACAACCGAGGTCGCGGGCAGTTGCGCGACAACCGCCACGACTTCGTCGCGTGCATTGATCGCATCGATATGCAGACCATCGACGGGCAGCTTGCACGCGAGTTCGAGATTGTCCTGCAACTGGCCGAAGTACGTCGCGAGCAGCAGCTTCACGCGGCGCTCCGACAGCGCTTCATACGCGGTACGGAATGCCTGACGCCACGTTGCATCGAGTTCCGTGACGAGCGCGGGCTCGTCGATCTGCACCCATTCGATGCCCTGCGCCGTGAAGTAATCGAGTAGCGCCGCGTACACGGGCAGCAGACGCGGCAGCAGTGCGAGCTTGTCGGAGTCGTCCTTTGCCTTGCCGAGCCACAGATACGTGACGGGTCCGACGATCACGGGCTTGGTCTTTACGCCGAGCTTACGTGCTTGCGTCAACTGTTCGAGCAGGCGGGACGGATCGAGCGAGAAGTTCGTGTGCGCGTCGAACTCGGGGACGATGTAGTGATAGTTCGTATCGAACCATTTCGTCATTTCACCCGCGGCGACACCGCCGCAGCATGCGCTGTGATCTTCCGCGCCTCGCGCCGAACGGCCACGCGCGACGCGGAAATAGTTGTCGAGCGCATCGCCATGAAAACCTCGCACGCGTTCCGGCAGATTGCCGAGCGTGAAGCTCATGTCGAGAACCTGATCGTAGAACGAGAAGTCGCCAACGGGGGCGAAGTCCAGTGCGGCCTGGTCTTTCCAGTGACGCTCGCGAAGCTCCGCGCCGACCATCTTCAGTTCGTCGCGCGACGACTCGTTCTTCCAGTATTTTTCGAGTGCGAACTTCAGTTCGCGTTTTGCGCCGATGCGCGGAAAACCCAGATTGTGCGTAGTGACCATGTCTCGTTGCCGTCCAGAGGAGAGTAGCTGGAAGCGATGATAGAATTTTCGCTGCATGAATAAAAATGGATTTATTTCATGCAAACATTAATTCTGTTCATGGAGTGAGTCATGCTGGAGCGCAGTCATCTGATGGTCGTGCGTGAAGTCGAGCGACAAGGTTCGCTCACAGCGGCCGCCGATACGCTCAATCTCACGCAATCGGCTCTGAGCCATGCAGTGAAGAAACTGGAGCAGCAACTGGGCACGCCTGTCTGGACGCGTGAAGGCCGTTCGATGCGGCTCACGCAGGCCGGTCAGTATCTGCTCGGGCTTGCGAACCGCATGCTGCCGCAGTTCGAGCTGGCCGAAGAGCGCATGAAGCAGTACGCGCAAGGCGAGCGCGGCACGCTGCGCATCGGCATGGAGTGCGCGCCGTGTTATCAGTGGCTGCTCAAGGTGGTGTCGCCGTATCTTGCGCGCTGGCCCGATGTCGATGTGGATGTGAAGCAGCGTTTTCAGTTCGGCGGTATTGGCGCGCTGATCGGCTACGAGATCGATGTGCTCGTGACACCTGATCCGCTAAAGAAGCCCGAATTGCACTTTCAGCCGGTGTTCGACTATGAGCAGGTGCTGGTTGTCGCCGATGAGCACAGGCTTGCGAGTGAAGCCTACGTCACGCCGGAACAGGTCGCGAAGGAAGTGCTGATCACGTATCCCGTCGAAACCGATCGGCTCGACATCTACACACAGTTCCTGACGCCCGCGAACGTCGTGCCGAGGCGCCACAAGGTGATCGAGACGACCGACATCATGTTGCAGATGGTCGCAAGCGGTAGAGGCGTGGCGGCGCTGCCGCGCTGGCTCGCGGAAGAATACGCGGGCTGGATGCCGCTTACGCCGCTGCAACTCGGCAAGAAGGGAATCGCGAAACAGATCTTTCTCGGCACGCGCAAGGCCGATGACGAGATCGAATACCTGGCGGCGTTCGTCAAGACGGCGCGTGAGGCGAAGTGGGGGGAGGCGAGGGTGCGGGGGTAGTTTTGCGCTTCTGCATGAATAGAACCGGTCGCTGCCTTCGGTTGGTCCTTTGGCGTGTGGTCCGAAGCGGATCGCCAATAAAAAAACGCCGCAGACCCTCAAAGCCTGCGGCGCCCTTCGATTCATTCAAGCCACGACGCAAACCACACGTCATAGCCCGACAGCAAACAACTTACACCTGCACAGTGTCTGCCACTTCCTTGAAGTCTTCGATCTGGTCGAAGTTCATGTACTGGTAGATCTTGTCGCCGTTCGCGTTGATCACGCCGATGTCGGCCATGTACTCTTCCTTCGACGGAATCCTGCCCAGACGCGAGCAGATCGCCGCCAGTTCCGCCGAGCCGAGATACACGTTCGTGTTCTTGCCCAGACGGTTCGGGAAGTTACGCGTCGACGTCGACATGACCGTCGCGCCTTCGCGCACCTGTGCCTGGTTGCCCATGCACAGCGAGCAGCCCGGCATTTCCGTACGCGCGCCAGCCGTGCCGAACACGCCGTAGTGACCTTCTTCCGTCAGCTGCTTCTGGTCCATCTTGGTCGGAGGCGCGACCCACAGCTTGACAGGAATGTCGCGCTTGCCTTCGAGCAGCTTCGACGCGGCACGGAAGTGACCGATGTTCGTCATGCAGGAGCCGATGAACACTTCGTCGATCTTCGCACCAGCAACGTCCGACAGCGTCTTCACATCGTCGGGATCATTCGGGCAGGCGACGATCGGCTCGTGAACGTCAGCCAGATCGATTTCGATGACAGCCGCGTATTCGGCGTCGGCATCCGGTTGCAGCAGTTGCGGATCGGCGAGCCATGCTTCCATCGCCTTGATACGGCGCTGCAGGCTGCGCGGGTCCTGATAGCCCTGCGCGATCATCCACTTCAGCAGCGTGATGTTGCTGTTGAGGTATTCGATGATCGGTTCCTTGTTCAGGTGCACCGTGCAACCGGCGGCCGAACGTTCAGCCGATGCATCCGACAGTTCGAACGCCTGCTCGACCTTCAGATCCGGCAGACCTTCGATTTCGAGAATGCGGCCCGAGAAAATGTTCTTCTTGCCTTGCTTGGCGACCGTCAGCGTGCCTTCCTTGATCGCCCACAGCGGGATCGCGTTGACGAGGTCGCGCAGCGTCACGCCCGGCTGCATCTTGCCCTTGAAGCGGACCAGCACCGATTCCGGCATATCGAGCGGCATCGTGCCCGTAGCCGCCGCGAAAGCGACCAGACCCGAACCTGCCGGGAAGCTGATGCCGATCGGGAAACGCGTGTGCGAGTCGCCGCCCGTGCCGACGGTGTCGGGCAGCAGCATGCGATTCAGCCACGAGTGGATCACGCCGTCGCCCGGGCGCAGCGCGATGCCGCCACGGTTGCTGATGAAGTTCGGCAGCGTCTGGTGCGTCTTCACGTCGACGGGCTTCGGATACGCAGCCGTGTGGCAGAACGATTGCATGACGAGATCGGCCGAGAAGCCGAGGCACGCCAGGTCCTTCAGTTCGTCGCGGGTCATCGGGCCCGTCGTATCTTGCGAGCCGACCGAGGTCATCTTCGGTTCGCAGTACGTGCCGGGACGCACGCCCTGGCCTTCCGGCAGACCGCAGGCGCGGCCAACCATCTTCTGCGCCAGCGAGAAGCCCTTGCCGCTGTTGGCCGGCTGCTGCGGCAGACGGAAGAGTGCGGACGGTGCGAGGCCCAGCGCTTCACGCGCCTTGGCCGTCAAACCGCGGCCGATGATCAGCGGAATGCGGCCGCCGGCGCGCACTTCGTCGAACAGCACGTCGGACTTGACCTGGAATTCGGCGATCACTGCGCCGTTCTTCAGCGCCTTGCCTTCGTACGGACGCAGTTCGACCACGTCGCCCATTTCCATCTGCGACACGTCGAGTTCGATCGGCAGCGCGCCGGCGTCTTCCATCGTGTTGTAGAAGATCGGGGCAATCTTGCCGCCGAGGCACACGCCGCCGAAGCGCTTGTTCGGGATGAACGGAATGTCTTCGCCCGTGAACCACAGCACCGAGTTGGTCGCCGACTTGCGCGAGGAACCCGTGCCGACCACGTCGCCAACGTAGGCGACCAGATGGCCCTTTTCCTTCAGCGATTCGATGAACTTGATCGGGCCGCGCTTGCCGTCTTCTTCCGGCGTGATGCCGGGACGGGCGTTCTTCAGCATCGCCAGCGCGTGCAACGGGATGTCCGGGCGGGTGGTGGCGTCAGGTGCAGGCGACAGGTCGTCGGTGTTCGTTTCGCCCGTCACCTTGAACACGGTGATCGTCAGGCTCTGCGGCACTTCCGGACGGCTCGTGAACCACTCGGCGTCGGCCCAGCTCTGCATCACTGCCTTGGCGTTGGCGTTGCCCTTGTCGGCGAGTTCCTTGACGTCGTGGAACTGGTCGAACATCAGCAGGGTTTTCTTCAGCGCGTCGGCGGCTACGGCGCCCACTTCGGCGTCCGACAGCAGTTCGATCAGCGGAGCGATGTTGTAGCCGCCCAGCATCGTGCCGAGCAGTTCGGTGGCGCGCTCGCGCGAGATCAGCGCGCAGGGCGTCTCGCCCTTGGCCACGGCGGCCAGGAAGCCAGCCTTCACGCGAGCGGCTTCGTCGACGCCTGCGGGCACGCGGTTGGTGATCAGGTCGAGCAGCGTCTGCTCTTCGCCGGCGGGCGGATTCGTCAGCAGTTCCACCAGTTCGGCCGTCTGCTGAGCCGTCAGCGGCAGGGGAGGAATGCCGAGCGCGGCGCGTGCGGCCACGTGAGCACGGAAGTTTTCAAGCATGGGGAACCTGCTGTATTTGCGTTTCAGGGGAAGGCTTTCAGGGCAGCCCGAGGCACTGCTTTGATCGCGATTTTAATTCCAATACCGCTCCAACGTCAAATGTCTTATGTCTTATATAAGAGTTGGGCGACATAATCCGACGGCAAGGTGGGACTCGATGGAGCAGGCGGAAGCAGCGACCCGCAGTGCGGCGCGCCGTTCTGGGCCGCGCCGGACCTTGTCGGAAGGCGCGTCTATTTCGTGGATTTCACGCAGGCGGAAGCGGTTCGCGGATCGACGCGAGAGGGATTTGAGGTGAAGCGTGGTGTCGGCAAAGGTGCGACGATCAGGTCAGACGCAATTGGCCTTTTACACTGCTGCCTTTACGCTTTTTAGCTTCGGCTTTTTTGCAAAGATCGAGCAAAAGCCAACGCGCGACTGTTTCGGGACGATCCATGCCGAATTGGGCGGAACGAATATCCCACCCGAAATAGACGATAACCGTCCCATCCATTACCCGATAAGAACCGCTGTGTGCGATGCCGGCAACCGTAACGGTCAACGGTCGCCTCTCGTCGTATTGAGCTGAAGCCACTTTGTAGATTTGAATAACAAAGTAAAAACCTATCTGGACGATTATCTTTCGTCAATCAAATATACGTTTTGAAGCAAAGTTTAATTCGGCAATCGCATGTGGCAATAACGAATGCCGTTTCAACGGTGCGATTTTTGTTTTCCGTCGATCATCGATGTGCGCGCGCGTACAGCGAAGCGAAGGCGATTACCAGCGGCTTGCGGCTGGTCGCGCGGTTGCACTAATTGGGAAATGGCAAGTTGACGCGGATTTGCCCGAATGAGCGTGCGTCGAGGTGGAATGGTCGATTCTATTCGATCCAACGCGGACGGCAACCCTTCCGTTGTTTCGAATCCAACACTTCATTACATCACCGGCAGGTTCGCTCCGGATGTGCAACGATAGGCGTGTAGCTCGCAACGGTCGAACACGCTGGACAACCCAACGGGGAGGGTAGATGAGAGAGAACGCCAAAACGCTTTTCGTCGCTTCCGAGGACATTGCAACCGCGTTGAACCTGCTGGAGAGCATCGAGGTCGAGATCGGCTTCGATTGCGACGATCCCGAGAGCATCGAAAAGGCCATTCTCAGCGTCGAGGAGGCAATCAACACGCGCCTGAGCGGACATCGCGGCGATGCGCGTATCGAATCGGCGATCCTTCGCGTGAAGTCGGATTTCCGGTGCGCGATCCTCGATCAGGCGTCGTCCGATGAGGACGATGAAGATACCTTCGGTATCGTCCACACCGTGCATTGACACTGCCGAAGCTGGGTCACCCGATCGCCGGTTGGGATCGGGTGAGTCGGCGCTCAGACCAGCGACGTTTCCTTCCCCGTTTTTCTTCTGCCGATCCCGGGCATGCGAGGGCGCGTATCCTGCGATGGCTGCGGCTGCCGGTCGCGCAGCAACAGCGGCATCAGGCGCCGATTGGCCGTCTGTGCAGCCCACTCGCAATAAGCGGCGCTGCCGAGCACCCATCCGTTGAGCGTCGACTGCATCAGGTTGTCCACTTCGCATTCGTCGATCGGTCGCGCACCGAGATCGCGGTAAGCCTGCTGGCGTTCGACGGGCGTATTGCCGAGCGCGCTGTAGAGCGAATGATCCTTGATGAAGCTATCGACGCGCATCCCGATGTGATGCGTATAGCTCGACCACTGATAATTTCCCGGCTCGGCCACGAGTCGGTTGCGCACGGGCGCATGATCGATGACCTGGCTCGCGAGCAGGAAATATCGGTCGGGCTCGATCACTGTTGCTCGGTATCCGCCGCGCCACATTGCACCGCGGCGTCCGTGGCGTCGATTGAAGGTCTCGACATAGCGACGGCAGACCGCCTGCATCGCCATGCCGACGCTCGACTCGTATGAAGGTGTGACGAGGAACTGTACTGCCTCGGGCATGAGCACCCACGCGTGGACTGCCAGATCGGCGACGCGTGCGGCGTCCGCCAGGCAGGCGAGGAAGTACAGATAGTCTCCCTCGTCGAGGAATGCGGGCCCCGTGAGTCCCTGCAAGATAACGTGCTGCGGTTGTTCTGGGACGTAGTGCCGTGCAAGCCGTGTCATGCTGAATTAACCGGAAATCCGATGTGAGAAAGCGATCCGTCAGGTGGCGGTCGCGTGTCGTGCGTAACGCGGGTATCGGACGAAATTCTAGCGATCATTGGCGCGCGTGTGGATCGCGAATAGGCCTTTTTTCTGGCCTCTTTTCATCGAATTGGCGATCACGGCGGGGAATTTTTTTATGTCGACGCTGAATAGGTTTGGAAGTGCTGTTTGAGTGCTATCCGGCACTATTAAATCCGGTGGCACGGTGCGGCGTTCGAGGGACCATCTGGCTCTATTTTTATTTCGCCTGAATTGCGGGTTGGGCGTATTGTGAGTCGGGGTTTATCGGTAGGTATCCGAAACTTAAAAAGAGAAATTGGCGAAAATATGAAACCAGCCGCGATCGTATTGCATGGGCCAACCAGCGCGGGAAAGAGCAGTCTGGCGAGGGCGCTTCAGGACAGTTCGGAAGTCCCTGTCTTTCACATCACGCTCGATGCATTCGTGGAAATGTCGCGCAGACGTGACATGCGATCGGACGACGAGC
This genomic interval from Paraburkholderia sabiae contains the following:
- the metE gene encoding 5-methyltetrahydropteroyltriglutamate--homocysteine S-methyltransferase codes for the protein MVTTHNLGFPRIGAKRELKFALEKYWKNESSRDELKMVGAELRERHWKDQAALDFAPVGDFSFYDQVLDMSFTLGNLPERVRGFHGDALDNYFRVARGRSARGAEDHSACCGGVAAGEMTKWFDTNYHYIVPEFDAHTNFSLDPSRLLEQLTQARKLGVKTKPVIVGPVTYLWLGKAKDDSDKLALLPRLLPVYAALLDYFTAQGIEWVQIDEPALVTELDATWRQAFRTAYEALSERRVKLLLATYFGQLQDNLELACKLPVDGLHIDAINARDEVVAVVAQLPATSVVSVGAINGRNIWKTDLTAALEWLEPLHRSIGDRLWIAPSCSLLHTPVDLSSEQKLDAEIKSWLAFALQKLDELTVLAGALNNGRESVAEALAANAKAIESRRTSPRVHNPAVKAAIARIDASLGKRASAYEQRVKTQSAILNLPAFPTTTIGSFPQTNEIRHARSQFKAGELDQAGYKLAMEQEITRAVKEQEALGLDVLVHGEAERNDMVEYFGEQLDGYVFSQFGWVQSYGSRCVKPPILFGDISRPKAMTVEWISYAQSQTAKPMKGMLTGPVTILNWSFVRDDQPRSVSCYQLALAIREEVLDLEKAGVRVIQIDEAALREGLPLRRAQWNEYLQWAVESFRITANGVRDETQIHTHMCYSEFNDIIASIADMDADVITIETSRSDMELLDAFDNFKYPNEIGPGVYDIHSPNIPSQEHIVNLMKKAAERIPAGRLWVNPDCGLKTRQWAEVLPALTNMVAAAKTLRQSV
- a CDS encoding LysR family transcriptional regulator, with amino-acid sequence MLERSHLMVVREVERQGSLTAAADTLNLTQSALSHAVKKLEQQLGTPVWTREGRSMRLTQAGQYLLGLANRMLPQFELAEERMKQYAQGERGTLRIGMECAPCYQWLLKVVSPYLARWPDVDVDVKQRFQFGGIGALIGYEIDVLVTPDPLKKPELHFQPVFDYEQVLVVADEHRLASEAYVTPEQVAKEVLITYPVETDRLDIYTQFLTPANVVPRRHKVIETTDIMLQMVASGRGVAALPRWLAEEYAGWMPLTPLQLGKKGIAKQIFLGTRKADDEIEYLAAFVKTAREAKWGEARVRG
- the acnB gene encoding bifunctional aconitate hydratase 2/2-methylisocitrate dehydratase; this encodes MLENFRAHVAARAALGIPPLPLTAQQTAELVELLTNPPAGEEQTLLDLITNRVPAGVDEAARVKAGFLAAVAKGETPCALISRERATELLGTMLGGYNIAPLIELLSDAEVGAVAADALKKTLLMFDQFHDVKELADKGNANAKAVMQSWADAEWFTSRPEVPQSLTITVFKVTGETNTDDLSPAPDATTRPDIPLHALAMLKNARPGITPEEDGKRGPIKFIESLKEKGHLVAYVGDVVGTGSSRKSATNSVLWFTGEDIPFIPNKRFGGVCLGGKIAPIFYNTMEDAGALPIELDVSQMEMGDVVELRPYEGKALKNGAVIAEFQVKSDVLFDEVRAGGRIPLIIGRGLTAKAREALGLAPSALFRLPQQPANSGKGFSLAQKMVGRACGLPEGQGVRPGTYCEPKMTSVGSQDTTGPMTRDELKDLACLGFSADLVMQSFCHTAAYPKPVDVKTHQTLPNFISNRGGIALRPGDGVIHSWLNRMLLPDTVGTGGDSHTRFPIGISFPAGSGLVAFAAATGTMPLDMPESVLVRFKGKMQPGVTLRDLVNAIPLWAIKEGTLTVAKQGKKNIFSGRILEIEGLPDLKVEQAFELSDASAERSAAGCTVHLNKEPIIEYLNSNITLLKWMIAQGYQDPRSLQRRIKAMEAWLADPQLLQPDADAEYAAVIEIDLADVHEPIVACPNDPDDVKTLSDVAGAKIDEVFIGSCMTNIGHFRAASKLLEGKRDIPVKLWVAPPTKMDQKQLTEEGHYGVFGTAGARTEMPGCSLCMGNQAQVREGATVMSTSTRNFPNRLGKNTNVYLGSAELAAICSRLGRIPSKEEYMADIGVINANGDKIYQYMNFDQIEDFKEVADTVQV